In Polaribacter sp. Hel_I_88, the following proteins share a genomic window:
- a CDS encoding GNAT family N-acetyltransferase → MTLKRTNSKNTDFIKLVKQLDAYLKITDEDEHDFYNQFNNIDVLKEVVVIYAETEINSAQVNIPVGCGAFKKFNDIAVEIKRMYVVPEKREQGFAQKIVSELETWAKELGYKKCVLETGKRQVEAVKFYKKCGYSIISNYGQYIGIENSICFEKEI, encoded by the coding sequence ATGACTTTAAAAAGAACAAATTCAAAGAACACAGATTTTATTAAATTAGTAAAACAATTAGATGCCTATCTTAAAATTACTGATGAAGATGAACACGATTTTTACAATCAATTTAATAATATTGATGTTTTAAAAGAAGTTGTTGTAATTTATGCTGAAACTGAAATAAATTCAGCACAAGTAAATATTCCAGTTGGTTGTGGAGCTTTTAAAAAGTTTAATGATATTGCTGTTGAAATAAAAAGAATGTATGTTGTACCCGAAAAAAGAGAGCAAGGTTTTGCTCAAAAAATAGTATCTGAATTAGAAACTTGGGCAAAAGAATTGGGCTACAAAAAATGTGTTTTAGAAACAGGTAAAAGACAGGTTGAAGCTGTAAAATTTTATAAAAAATGTGGATATTCAATTATTTCAAATTATGGACAATACATAGGAATAGAGAACAGTATATGTTTTGAAAAAGAAATTTAA
- a CDS encoding NAD(P)/FAD-dependent oxidoreductase, with translation MSTENSNYDVVIIGGGLAGLCNAIHLSKFGKSVLLIEKNSYPKHKVCGEYISNEVLPYLDFLEINPFDFGAVKIDNFQLSTTNNKLISAKLPLGGFGISRYQLDFILSEKAKENGVKILQDTVLNINFKDDIFNIETKENSIFKSKIAIGAFGKRSLLDVKMERSFIKKKSPYLGVKIHVKGNFQEDLVALHNFKGGYCGVSKVENDAINLCYITSFSSFKKYKNIDDFQENVVFKNIFLKEMFQNSKPIFEQPLSISQISFETKKPVEKNMIMCGDSAGMIHPLCGNGMSMAIQSAQIASKLILNYLNNENSSRKELENTYISTWNKQFSWRLKSGHFIAKLFRNDKIANILLQILSKMPFLLAIIIKQTHGKSIKL, from the coding sequence ATGAGCACAGAAAATTCAAATTACGATGTAGTTATAATTGGTGGAGGTTTGGCAGGTTTGTGCAACGCAATTCACTTGTCAAAATTTGGCAAAAGTGTTTTGCTGATTGAAAAAAACAGCTATCCAAAACACAAAGTTTGTGGCGAATATATTTCGAATGAGGTATTACCTTATTTAGATTTTTTAGAGATAAATCCTTTTGATTTTGGTGCCGTAAAAATTGATAATTTTCAATTATCAACCACAAATAACAAACTAATTAGTGCAAAATTACCTTTGGGAGGTTTTGGGATTTCTCGTTATCAATTAGATTTTATTCTATCAGAAAAAGCCAAAGAAAATGGCGTTAAAATTTTACAAGACACTGTTTTAAATATAAATTTTAAAGATGATATTTTCAATATTGAAACTAAAGAAAATAGCATTTTCAAATCAAAAATAGCCATTGGTGCTTTTGGCAAACGTTCGTTATTAGATGTAAAAATGGAGCGTAGTTTCATCAAAAAGAAATCACCTTATTTGGGTGTTAAAATTCATGTAAAAGGAAATTTTCAAGAAGATTTAGTGGCGCTTCATAATTTTAAAGGCGGTTATTGTGGCGTTTCTAAAGTAGAAAATGATGCCATTAATTTGTGTTACATTACTAGTTTTTCATCATTTAAAAAATATAAAAATATTGATGATTTTCAGGAAAATGTGGTTTTTAAAAACATATTTTTAAAAGAGATGTTTCAAAACTCAAAACCAATTTTTGAGCAACCTTTATCTATCAGTCAAATTTCTTTTGAAACCAAAAAACCTGTTGAAAAGAATATGATTATGTGTGGCGATTCTGCAGGAATGATTCATCCATTGTGTGGAAATGGGATGAGTATGGCAATTCAATCTGCACAAATTGCATCTAAACTCATTCTAAATTATTTAAATAATGAAAACTCATCAAGAAAAGAACTTGAAAACACTTATATTTCAACATGGAATAAACAATTTAGTTGGCGTTTAAAATCGGGTCATTTTATCGCAAAATTGTTTAGAAATGATAAAATTGCAAACATTTTACTCCAAATTTTAAGTAAAATGCCATTTTTATTGGCAATTATAATCAAACAAACGCATGGTAAATCAATAAAGCTATAA
- a CDS encoding type III polyketide synthase, with product MKVKITSVAKQLPKYYRETKDIIPFVELWMQNQDTRFKRKVTKLFEGAGVDKRYSIMDPEEVFTATSFEDKNNIYAREVVKLAEQSLKKSLDKANLKAKEIDYIITVSCTGIMIPSMDAYLINSLQMKQDIVRLPVTEMGCAAGVSGIIYAKNFLKSNPNKRAAVVAVEAPTATFQLEDYSMANIVSAAIFGDGASAVILSSYQDDKGPEIIDEAMYHFYDATHMMGFNLVNSGLQMILDKEVPQKISDHFPAIVHPFLERNKVTIDAINHLIFHPGGKKIVQTVEDLFGVLGKNIDDTKEVLRLYGNMSSATVLYVLERFMDRNPAKGERGLMLSFGPGFSAQRILLEW from the coding sequence ATGAAAGTAAAAATAACATCGGTTGCAAAGCAACTTCCAAAATATTATCGAGAAACAAAAGATATCATTCCATTTGTAGAATTGTGGATGCAGAATCAAGACACTCGTTTTAAAAGAAAAGTAACCAAACTTTTTGAAGGAGCAGGTGTTGACAAACGCTACTCAATTATGGATCCTGAAGAAGTTTTTACAGCCACTTCTTTCGAGGATAAAAATAATATTTACGCAAGAGAAGTTGTAAAATTAGCAGAACAATCACTCAAAAAATCTTTAGACAAGGCCAATTTAAAAGCTAAAGAAATCGATTATATTATTACAGTAAGTTGCACAGGAATTATGATTCCTTCTATGGATGCTTATTTGATTAATTCACTGCAAATGAAACAAGATATTGTTCGTTTGCCAGTTACAGAAATGGGCTGTGCAGCAGGTGTTTCAGGTATTATTTATGCAAAGAATTTCTTAAAATCGAATCCAAATAAAAGAGCAGCAGTTGTTGCTGTAGAAGCACCAACAGCAACGTTTCAGTTAGAAGATTATTCTATGGCAAATATTGTAAGTGCAGCCATTTTTGGTGATGGAGCATCAGCAGTAATTTTGTCTTCTTATCAAGATGATAAAGGCCCAGAAATAATAGATGAAGCCATGTATCATTTTTACGATGCAACACATATGATGGGTTTTAATTTGGTGAATTCTGGTTTGCAAATGATCTTGGATAAGGAAGTTCCACAGAAAATTTCCGATCATTTTCCTGCAATTGTGCATCCTTTTTTAGAACGAAATAAGGTAACAATTGATGCTATAAATCACTTGATTTTTCATCCAGGAGGAAAGAAAATTGTTCAAACTGTAGAAGATTTATTTGGAGTTTTAGGTAAAAATATAGACGATACAAAAGAAGTTTTACGTTTGTATGGAAACATGTCTAGTGCCACAGTTTTATATGTTTTAGAACGATTTATGGATAGAAACCCAGCAAAAGGTGAAAGAGGATTAATGTTAAGTTTTGGTCCAGGTTTTTCTGCGCAGAGAATATTGTTGGAGTGGTAA
- a CDS encoding methyltransferase domain-containing protein, with protein MDFFISTKQRTDKEELMDDFSIGGDLLRDTLDKLENINRWLGGNKATVNGLQSILKNHPKDQEFTIVDVGCGHGDILRDVAKFGRKNNYKFKLIGIDANPTAIKYANELSLEYEELSFETQDIFSDDFIKREFDVVLATLFLHHFKQQELVSFLKNTLKQTKIGIVVNDLHRHKVAYYLFMLLSIFISNKMIIEDGLTSVLRGFKRKDLKEMSNKLNVKPNISWKWAFRFLWILKS; from the coding sequence ATGGACTTTTTTATCAGTACAAAACAAAGAACAGACAAGGAAGAATTGATGGACGATTTTTCTATTGGTGGCGATTTATTACGAGACACTTTAGATAAATTAGAGAACATAAACAGATGGTTAGGAGGAAATAAAGCAACTGTAAATGGTTTGCAATCAATCTTAAAAAATCACCCAAAAGACCAAGAATTTACGATTGTAGATGTTGGCTGTGGACATGGAGATATTTTAAGAGATGTTGCTAAATTCGGACGAAAAAACAACTATAAATTCAAATTAATTGGAATTGATGCAAATCCAACAGCTATAAAATACGCAAATGAATTATCTTTAGAGTATGAAGAGCTATCTTTTGAAACCCAAGATATTTTTTCTGATGATTTTATTAAACGCGAGTTTGATGTTGTTTTAGCGACTTTATTTTTACATCATTTTAAACAACAGGAATTAGTGTCATTTTTAAAAAACACTTTAAAACAAACTAAAATAGGTATAGTTGTAAATGATTTACACAGACATAAAGTAGCTTATTATTTGTTTATGTTGTTATCTATTTTTATCAGTAATAAAATGATTATTGAAGATGGATTAACATCAGTTTTAAGAGGTTTTAAAAGAAAAGATTTAAAAGAAATGTCAAATAAATTAAACGTGAAACCAAATATTTCTTGGAAATGGGCATTTCGATTTTTATGGATTCTGAAGAGTTAA
- a CDS encoding S9 family peptidase has translation MKIVKQILLEGKHQKPIVTDVFYKETHQPKKIVIFCHGYKGFKDWGAWNLMAEQFAEAGFFFIKFNFAYNGGTPENPIDFPDLEAFGNNNYTKELDDLKSVLDWISSEEKFKTEVNIDDIAVIGHSRGGGIVLIKASEDARIKKVISLASISDIGSRSSVTGDLENWKKDGVKYVVNGRTKQQMPHFYQFYEDFKANEQRLNIQKAVEQIQIPQLVIHGDKDTSVAIVEGHKIHSWNAESALKIIENADHVFNVSHPWEKENVSKELKEVIEICIDFLKD, from the coding sequence ATTAAGATTGTAAAACAGATACTTTTAGAAGGAAAACACCAAAAACCAATTGTAACTGATGTTTTTTACAAAGAAACTCATCAACCAAAAAAAATAGTAATTTTTTGCCATGGTTATAAAGGTTTTAAAGATTGGGGAGCTTGGAATTTAATGGCAGAACAGTTTGCAGAAGCAGGTTTTTTCTTTATAAAATTCAACTTTGCATATAATGGAGGAACTCCAGAAAACCCAATTGATTTTCCAGATTTAGAAGCTTTTGGAAACAACAATTACACCAAAGAATTAGATGATCTAAAAAGTGTTTTAGATTGGATTTCATCCGAAGAAAAGTTTAAAACCGAAGTTAATATTGATGATATTGCTGTAATTGGTCATAGTAGAGGTGGAGGAATTGTGTTGATAAAAGCCAGTGAAGACGCAAGAATAAAAAAGGTGATTTCTTTGGCTTCAATTTCAGATATTGGCTCAAGAAGTTCTGTTACTGGCGATTTAGAAAATTGGAAAAAAGATGGCGTAAAATATGTTGTAAATGGAAGAACGAAACAGCAAATGCCACATTTTTATCAATTTTATGAGGATTTTAAAGCCAATGAACAACGTTTAAATATTCAAAAAGCTGTAGAACAAATTCAAATTCCACAATTGGTAATTCATGGTGATAAAGATACTTCTGTTGCTATTGTTGAAGGTCATAAAATACATTCTTGGAATGCAGAAAGCGCTTTAAAAATCATCGAAAACGCAGATCACGTTTTTAATGTTTCTCATCCTTGGGAAAAAGAAAATGTTTCAAAAGAATTAAAAGAAGTTATAGAAATTTGTATTGATTTTTTAAAGGATTAA
- the dinB gene encoding DNA polymerase IV, with product MELQPPFRKIIHVDMDAYYASVAELDNPELRGKAIAVGGGGDRGVVSAASYEARKFGVKSAMSNVLAKQKCPHIIFVKSDFARYKELSAQIREIFYEYTDLVEPLSLDEAYLDVTVNKKNNPSANDIAREIRQKIFEKTGLRASAGISINKFIAKVASDINKPNGQKTIHPEEVIKFLEELPVNKFYGVGKVTAAKMYNLGIFVGNDLKKKSLEELSLLFGKSGNHYYNIVRGIHNSEVKPNRIRKSVGAERTFRENISSEIFMLEKLHDIADEIEKRMQKSNSKGKTITLKIKYSDFTRQTRSKTMEQYMSKKEEFFPIVKELLYQEVLANSVRLLGLSFSNLNINKKEPIWVQLKFDF from the coding sequence ATGGAATTACAACCTCCTTTTCGCAAGATAATTCATGTAGATATGGATGCATATTATGCATCTGTAGCAGAATTAGACAACCCAGAATTGCGAGGAAAAGCAATTGCTGTTGGTGGAGGTGGAGATAGAGGAGTCGTTTCTGCTGCAAGTTACGAAGCCAGAAAATTCGGTGTAAAATCTGCCATGAGTAATGTTTTAGCGAAACAAAAATGCCCACATATTATTTTTGTAAAATCGGATTTTGCACGGTATAAAGAGTTATCAGCACAAATAAGAGAAATTTTTTACGAATACACAGATTTGGTAGAACCTTTGTCTTTAGATGAAGCTTATTTGGATGTAACAGTTAATAAAAAAAACAATCCTTCTGCAAATGATATTGCAAGAGAAATCCGCCAGAAAATATTTGAAAAGACAGGTTTACGAGCCTCAGCAGGAATTTCTATCAATAAGTTTATTGCAAAAGTAGCATCCGATATTAACAAACCTAATGGTCAAAAAACTATTCATCCTGAAGAAGTTATCAAATTTTTAGAAGAATTACCTGTCAATAAATTTTACGGAGTTGGTAAAGTAACCGCTGCAAAAATGTACAATTTAGGCATTTTTGTTGGGAACGATTTAAAGAAAAAATCCTTGGAAGAACTATCACTTTTATTTGGGAAATCTGGTAATCACTATTATAATATTGTAAGAGGAATTCATAATAGCGAAGTAAAACCTAATAGAATTCGAAAATCGGTTGGCGCAGAAAGAACGTTTAGAGAAAATATTTCTTCGGAAATTTTTATGTTAGAAAAATTGCATGATATTGCTGATGAAATTGAAAAACGAATGCAAAAAAGCAATTCTAAAGGAAAAACAATTACCTTAAAAATTAAATATTCGGATTTTACAAGACAGACAAGAAGCAAAACAATGGAGCAATATATGAGTAAAAAAGAAGAGTTTTTCCCTATTGTAAAAGAATTGTTATATCAAGAAGTATTGGCAAATTCGGTACGTCTTTTAGGACTTTCTTTTAGCAATTTGAACATCAATAAGAAAGAACCAATTTGGGTGCAATTAAAGTTTGATTTCTAA
- a CDS encoding FAD-binding oxidoreductase: protein MNYSYWELKEWFTNVDFTIVGSGIVGLNCALELKKKHPKAKILILEKGMLPQGASTKNAGFACFGSLSEIIDDLNSHTEQEVFNLIAKRWKGLQLLRKNLGDATIDFQQNKGFELCESGDFFQECIAEKENINQLLKPIFKSDVFSTCDNTFGFQKVHQQYIVNNFEGQIDTGKMASELLKKVQSLGVKMLNNITVESYIENNSNINIKTNKLDFYTTKLLIATNGFASQLLQENVKPARAQVLITKPIKNLLIKGTFHLDKGYYYFRNIDDRILFGGGRNLDFKTEETTEFGETEIIQNQLEKILKETILPNTNFEIEHRWSGIMGVGNQKKAIVKQVSNNIFCGVRLGGMGVAIGSLVGKELAELIK from the coding sequence ATGAACTACAGTTATTGGGAATTAAAAGAATGGTTTACCAACGTCGATTTTACGATTGTTGGTAGTGGAATTGTGGGACTAAATTGCGCTTTAGAATTAAAGAAAAAGCATCCAAAAGCAAAAATTTTAATTCTTGAAAAAGGAATGTTACCTCAAGGAGCAAGCACAAAAAATGCAGGTTTTGCTTGTTTTGGAAGTCTCTCTGAAATTATTGATGATTTAAACTCTCATACAGAACAAGAAGTTTTTAATTTGATTGCTAAACGTTGGAAAGGGTTACAATTATTACGCAAAAATTTAGGTGATGCAACTATCGATTTTCAACAAAATAAAGGTTTTGAATTGTGTGAATCTGGAGATTTTTTTCAGGAATGTATTGCTGAGAAAGAGAACATAAATCAACTGTTAAAACCTATTTTTAAAAGTGATGTTTTTTCAACTTGCGATAATACTTTTGGTTTTCAAAAAGTGCATCAACAATATATTGTTAATAATTTTGAAGGGCAGATTGATACAGGTAAAATGGCATCAGAATTATTAAAAAAAGTGCAGAGTTTAGGAGTTAAAATGCTGAATAATATTACAGTTGAAAGTTATATTGAAAACAATTCAAATATCAACATAAAAACCAACAAATTAGATTTTTATACAACTAAATTGCTAATTGCAACCAATGGTTTTGCGAGTCAATTATTACAAGAAAATGTGAAACCTGCAAGAGCGCAAGTTCTCATTACAAAACCCATAAAAAACTTACTTATTAAAGGCACCTTTCATTTAGATAAAGGCTACTATTATTTTAGAAATATTGATGATAGAATCTTATTTGGTGGAGGAAGAAATCTCGATTTTAAAACAGAAGAAACTACCGAATTTGGTGAAACAGAAATCATTCAAAATCAACTTGAAAAAATATTAAAAGAAACCATTTTGCCAAATACCAATTTTGAAATTGAACACAGGTGGAGTGGAATTATGGGCGTTGGCAATCAGAAAAAAGCCATCGTAAAACAAGTGTCTAACAATATTTTTTGTGGAGTTCGATTAGGAGGAATGGGCGTTGCTATTGGTAGTTTGGTAGGCAAAGAATTGGCAGAATTAATAAAATAA
- a CDS encoding SulP family inorganic anion transporter — translation MISKYYDIKNLKGDLTGGLVAGVVALPLALAFGVQSGLGAIAGLYGAIAVGIFAAIFGGTATQASGPTGPMTVVSAALVASAIELTGSLENAMGIIVLTFLLGGIFQIIFGFINIASYVKYFPYPVVSGFMSGVGLIIIILQLFPFAGLSSAKSTWLVMQDLPRMFTDFNWQALVLGGLTVFVYYVFPYITKIIPSALVALIVASIAAYFLQWDVPIIGEIPSGLPSLQIDGLLSIDSNAYMLIIEYALVLSVLGSIDSLLTSVIADNMTKTKHNSNRELIGQGIGNAIAAIFGGIPGAGATKGTVVNINSGGTTRVSGTIHGLVMLTVLLGLGTLAGYIPLAVLAGLLIPIGFKIIDTKGLKHLLRVPKADAFVLILVLLITTFGSLIQAVGIGLLLASLLFMKRASDIGEQGLRVGTLAGFDGEKPWQDELEFYENYKDKVFIKHLYGPLFFGFTSHFQDEMKNIPDDVKALIIRMDRVPYIDQSGLYALENSVLELHTKGVKVILTAVQEQPKDKLASIDIVPDLISEEHIFDNINDAFDYLKTNFKL, via the coding sequence ATGATTTCAAAATATTACGATATTAAAAACTTAAAAGGTGATTTAACTGGAGGTTTGGTTGCAGGTGTTGTTGCACTTCCTTTGGCATTAGCTTTTGGTGTACAATCTGGTTTGGGTGCAATTGCAGGCTTATATGGTGCAATTGCAGTTGGTATTTTTGCAGCTATTTTTGGAGGAACAGCTACACAAGCAAGTGGTCCAACTGGCCCAATGACAGTAGTTTCTGCAGCATTAGTTGCAAGTGCAATAGAGCTTACAGGAAGCCTAGAAAATGCCATGGGTATTATTGTACTCACATTTCTTTTAGGCGGAATTTTTCAAATTATTTTTGGGTTTATCAACATTGCTAGTTATGTAAAATATTTTCCTTATCCTGTAGTTTCTGGTTTTATGAGTGGAGTTGGGTTAATAATTATTATTCTACAATTATTTCCTTTTGCAGGTTTATCATCAGCAAAATCAACTTGGTTGGTAATGCAAGATCTACCAAGAATGTTTACAGATTTTAATTGGCAAGCATTGGTATTAGGAGGTTTAACAGTTTTTGTATACTACGTTTTTCCATATATTACAAAAATAATTCCAAGTGCTTTGGTTGCTTTAATCGTGGCTTCAATTGCTGCTTATTTTTTGCAATGGGATGTTCCAATAATTGGCGAAATTCCTTCTGGTTTGCCTTCTTTACAAATTGATGGACTTTTATCAATCGATTCAAATGCTTATATGTTAATTATAGAATATGCTTTAGTGCTTTCTGTTTTAGGTTCTATAGATTCCTTATTAACTTCTGTTATTGCAGATAATATGACCAAAACAAAACACAATAGTAATAGAGAATTAATTGGGCAAGGAATTGGAAACGCAATCGCTGCAATATTTGGCGGAATTCCTGGAGCTGGCGCAACAAAAGGAACTGTGGTAAATATTAATTCTGGAGGAACAACTAGAGTTTCAGGAACTATTCATGGTTTGGTTATGCTAACAGTTTTATTAGGTTTAGGAACATTAGCTGGGTATATTCCTTTAGCAGTTTTAGCAGGTTTATTAATACCAATTGGTTTTAAAATTATTGATACAAAAGGTTTAAAACACCTTTTAAGAGTGCCAAAGGCAGATGCTTTTGTGTTGATATTAGTATTGCTAATTACAACTTTTGGAAGTTTAATTCAAGCTGTAGGAATTGGGTTATTATTAGCATCATTACTATTTATGAAACGTGCAAGTGATATTGGAGAACAAGGATTAAGAGTTGGAACGTTAGCTGGTTTTGATGGCGAAAAACCCTGGCAAGATGAATTAGAATTTTATGAAAATTACAAAGACAAAGTATTTATAAAACATTTATATGGACCTTTATTTTTCGGGTTTACGTCTCATTTTCAAGATGAAATGAAAAACATTCCAGACGATGTTAAAGCATTGATTATAAGAATGGATAGAGTTCCTTATATAGATCAATCTGGTTTGTATGCTTTAGAAAACTCGGTTTTAGAATTGCATACTAAAGGGGTAAAAGTAATTTTGACAGCTGTGCAAGAACAACCAAAAGATAAATTAGCATCTATCGATATTGTACCAGATTTAATTTCTGAAGAGCACATATTTGATAACATAAATGATGCTTTCGATTATTTAAAGACAAATTTTAAATTATAA
- a CDS encoding transposase encodes MKYEVLVEDSFYHVYNCGNNKGNIFIEEQNYSYFLKLTKNHLSKTSNILAYCLLKNHFHFLIKTKENITSKEISQSFSNLFNSYSKSINKKYGRSGSLFKDRFSRIKLDNEEYLKNLILYIHLNPIHHQFVDDFRVYKHSSYNSILSNKPTDLLREDVINLFEERKNFIDAHQIKEVNILEILTLE; translated from the coding sequence ATGAAATATGAAGTTTTAGTCGAAGATTCTTTTTATCACGTTTATAATTGTGGAAACAATAAAGGAAACATTTTTATTGAGGAACAGAATTATTCTTATTTTTTAAAGTTAACTAAAAATCATCTTTCTAAAACTTCTAATATTTTAGCATACTGCTTATTAAAGAATCATTTCCATTTTTTAATTAAAACGAAAGAAAATATAACTTCAAAAGAAATTTCTCAATCATTTTCAAATCTATTTAATTCGTATTCAAAAAGTATCAATAAAAAATATGGGAGAAGTGGAAGTTTATTTAAAGACCGATTTTCGAGAATAAAATTAGATAATGAAGAGTATTTAAAAAATTTGATTCTTTACATTCATTTAAATCCAATACATCATCAATTTGTAGACGATTTTAGAGTTTACAAACACTCATCTTACAATTCAATATTGTCTAATAAACCAACAGATTTATTAAGAGAAGATGTTATAAATCTTTTTGAAGAAAGGAAAAACTTTATTGATGCACATCAAATTAAAGAGGTAAATATTTTAGAAATCTTAACGTTAGAATAA